One Mycolicibacterium crocinum DNA window includes the following coding sequences:
- a CDS encoding amidohydrolase family protein, which translates to MRKEDMILVSVDDHIVEPPDMFKNHLSRKYIDEAPRLVHNPDGSDCWQFRDVVIPNVALNAVAGRPKEEYGLEPQGLDEIRPGCYNVDERVKDMNAGGILGSMCFPSFPGFAGRLFATEDAEFSLALVQAYNDWHVEEWCGAYPARFIPMTLPVIWDPVACAAEIRRNAARGVHSLTFTENPAAMGYPSFHDFEHWKPMWDALVDTDTVLNVHIGSSGRLAITAPDAPMDVMITLQPMNIVQAAADLLWSRPIKEYKDLKIALSEGGTGWIPYFLERADRTYEMHSTWTGQDFKGKKPSEVFRDHFLTCFISDHVGVQLRNDVGIDNICWEADYPHSDSMWPGAPEQLDEVLREHNVPDDEINKMTYQNAMRWYHWDPFTHIAKDRANIGALRKAAEGHDVSIQALSKHDHGASDPNAALKAATASQR; encoded by the coding sequence ATGCGTAAAGAGGACATGATCTTAGTCAGTGTCGACGACCACATTGTCGAGCCGCCCGATATGTTCAAAAACCACTTGTCGAGGAAGTACATCGACGAGGCTCCTCGGCTGGTGCACAACCCCGATGGGTCGGACTGCTGGCAGTTCCGGGACGTCGTCATTCCGAATGTCGCGTTGAACGCTGTCGCTGGTCGGCCCAAGGAGGAGTACGGGTTGGAGCCGCAGGGTCTCGATGAGATCCGGCCGGGCTGTTACAACGTCGATGAACGTGTGAAGGATATGAACGCGGGGGGCATCCTGGGGTCGATGTGTTTCCCGTCGTTCCCCGGGTTCGCCGGCCGGTTGTTCGCCACCGAAGACGCGGAGTTCTCCCTGGCTCTGGTGCAGGCCTACAACGACTGGCATGTCGAGGAATGGTGCGGGGCCTATCCGGCGCGGTTCATTCCGATGACGCTGCCGGTGATCTGGGACCCGGTCGCGTGCGCCGCGGAGATCCGGCGCAACGCCGCCCGCGGCGTGCATTCCCTGACGTTCACCGAAAACCCGGCCGCCATGGGCTATCCCAGCTTCCACGACTTCGAGCACTGGAAACCGATGTGGGATGCCCTGGTCGACACCGACACCGTGCTCAACGTCCACATCGGTTCCTCGGGCCGGCTGGCGATCACCGCCCCGGATGCGCCGATGGATGTGATGATCACCCTGCAGCCGATGAACATCGTCCAAGCCGCCGCCGACCTGTTGTGGTCACGGCCGATCAAGGAATACAAAGATCTCAAGATCGCTTTGAGTGAGGGCGGCACCGGCTGGATCCCGTATTTCCTCGAGCGTGCCGATCGCACCTACGAGATGCACTCGACCTGGACCGGGCAGGACTTCAAGGGCAAGAAGCCCTCGGAGGTGTTCCGCGATCACTTCCTGACCTGTTTCATCTCCGATCACGTCGGGGTGCAACTGCGCAACGACGTCGGCATCGACAACATCTGCTGGGAAGCCGACTACCCCCACTCCGACTCGATGTGGCCCGGCGCCCCCGAACAACTCGACGAGGTCCTGCGCGAACACAACGTGCCCGACGACGAGATCAACAAGATGACCTACCAGAACGCGATGCGCTGGTACCACTGGGACCCCTTCACCCACATCGCGAAGGACCGGGCGAACATCGGCGCGTTACGCAAAGCTGCTGAGGGACACGACGTCTCCATCCAGGCACTGAGCAAGCACGATCACGGCGCATCCGATCCGAACGCAGCGCTCAAGGCGGCGACGGCATCGCAACGGTGA
- a CDS encoding HNH endonuclease produces MDAATAELIRIADELRDLELDYGDVIGELRAALAVVHLADHRAAMLAGALARLDVAARGGRRPREVLMALGCAPSVAVRMLRVGAAAEALPVVMAHAADGALSGEHVDAVVKGANHIRRRSAEPVDENARYRHQVDLLGQALSGATPAEIADRARKLGNKLAEEQDGLPAAEDRSINEIHCVKTSDGRWRVRGDLDAEVGVKLAAALEEGSAPRPEPDGTPDLRPAERRRADALEAVLDTASRAGDSASPPRTQLLLTVPANTPDAAELEFMGPISLASLSRLSCDTSVTTIIMDGHQVPLDMGHDKRLFPAHLRKALYLRDRCCIKCGAPASRTHCHHIQHWSHQGETSLNNGCLLCPGCHTDVHHNGWNVILGYDKHPWLIPPATVDRERTPMPAYNRRTMRLDDAA; encoded by the coding sequence ATGGACGCCGCAACCGCGGAACTCATCCGGATCGCCGACGAACTGCGTGATCTGGAGCTCGATTATGGTGACGTGATCGGTGAACTACGGGCGGCACTCGCCGTAGTTCATCTCGCCGATCACCGAGCTGCCATGCTGGCCGGCGCTCTGGCACGTCTGGATGTCGCGGCCCGTGGCGGGAGACGACCGCGAGAAGTGCTGATGGCGTTGGGGTGTGCACCGTCGGTGGCCGTGCGGATGCTCCGTGTCGGCGCTGCCGCCGAGGCGTTGCCGGTGGTAATGGCCCACGCCGCTGATGGAGCGTTGTCGGGCGAACATGTGGATGCAGTGGTGAAGGGCGCCAACCATATTCGGAGGAGGTCGGCGGAGCCGGTCGATGAGAACGCCCGGTATCGACATCAGGTCGACCTGTTGGGCCAAGCCCTGTCCGGGGCCACTCCGGCCGAGATCGCTGATCGGGCAAGGAAGCTGGGCAACAAGCTCGCCGAGGAGCAGGATGGGTTGCCGGCGGCCGAAGACCGCTCGATCAACGAAATCCACTGCGTCAAAACGAGCGACGGACGCTGGCGGGTGCGAGGGGATCTGGACGCCGAAGTGGGCGTGAAACTCGCCGCCGCCTTGGAGGAGGGGTCGGCACCACGCCCCGAGCCCGACGGCACACCCGATCTCCGGCCTGCCGAGCGACGCCGCGCTGATGCCCTGGAAGCGGTACTCGACACCGCCTCGCGCGCCGGTGACAGCGCCTCACCGCCGCGCACTCAGTTGTTGTTGACAGTGCCTGCCAACACCCCCGATGCTGCGGAGCTGGAATTCATGGGACCGATCAGCCTCGCCAGCCTGAGCAGGTTGTCCTGCGATACCAGCGTCACCACGATCATCATGGACGGACACCAGGTTCCCCTCGACATGGGGCATGACAAACGCCTGTTCCCAGCACATCTGCGCAAGGCGCTGTATCTGCGGGATCGGTGTTGTATCAAGTGCGGTGCCCCTGCCAGCAGGACCCATTGTCACCATATTCAGCACTGGAGCCACCAAGGCGAAACCAGCCTGAACAACGGCTGCCTACTCTGCCCGGGCTGTCACACCGATGTCCACCACAACGGCTGGAACGTCATCCTCGGCTACGACAAACATCCGTGGCTCATCCCGCCCGCAACGGTCGACCGAGAGCGAACACCAATGCCAGCATACAACCGGCGCACCATGCGACTCGACGACGCCGCCTAG
- a CDS encoding cytochrome P450 translates to MTTTSVVFDPFSDDFFVSPYETYRRMREEAPVYYSREYDFYALTRHEDVAAAFKDFETFSSAYGVDLGQVRKGEVTKHGSIIAMDPPAHRRMRSLLNKVFTPRAIEAQRALVVELVDKHLSTVDPAGFDFVQDFSALFPVDVMTTMQGVPEEDRQQIRLWIDELLHRESGDVEMTEAGQKAAVDMAIYYFRLIKKRRDDLGDDLLSKLICAEIEREDGQMEPLDNIEITEFATLLGGAGAETVTKLIGNAAVVLAQNPDQWELLQDDRTKIPLAVEELLRYEAPAQYNVRCSLREITLHGVPIPAGKPVFLVGGSANRDERVWTDPDRFDIDRDRTQAQNLGLGYGIHSCLGAALARLESAIALDKMLDFMPRFEVDFSGCKRVNMQNVAGWSNVPVKVLS, encoded by the coding sequence ATGACGACGACATCGGTTGTCTTCGACCCGTTCTCGGACGATTTCTTCGTCAGCCCCTACGAGACCTATCGCCGGATGCGCGAGGAAGCTCCCGTCTATTACAGCCGGGAATACGACTTCTACGCGCTGACCCGCCACGAGGATGTCGCCGCGGCATTCAAGGACTTCGAGACTTTCTCCTCGGCGTACGGCGTGGATCTGGGGCAGGTACGCAAAGGCGAGGTCACCAAGCACGGGTCGATCATCGCGATGGACCCGCCCGCACACCGGCGGATGCGCAGCTTGCTCAATAAGGTGTTCACCCCTCGGGCCATCGAGGCGCAGCGGGCGCTGGTCGTCGAGTTGGTCGACAAACACCTTTCGACGGTCGATCCGGCCGGCTTCGATTTCGTGCAGGACTTTTCGGCGCTGTTTCCGGTCGATGTGATGACCACGATGCAGGGTGTGCCCGAAGAGGACCGCCAGCAGATCCGGCTGTGGATCGATGAACTGTTGCACCGGGAAAGCGGCGACGTCGAGATGACCGAGGCCGGCCAGAAGGCCGCCGTCGACATGGCGATCTACTATTTCCGGCTGATCAAGAAGCGCCGCGACGATCTCGGCGACGACCTGTTGAGTAAGCTGATCTGTGCCGAGATCGAACGTGAAGACGGCCAGATGGAGCCGTTAGACAATATCGAGATAACCGAATTCGCAACGCTATTGGGCGGCGCCGGCGCGGAGACGGTGACCAAGCTGATCGGCAACGCGGCGGTGGTCCTCGCGCAGAACCCCGATCAGTGGGAGCTTCTGCAGGACGACCGCACCAAGATCCCGCTGGCCGTGGAGGAACTACTGCGCTACGAGGCCCCGGCCCAATACAACGTGCGGTGCTCACTGCGCGAGATCACTTTGCACGGTGTCCCGATTCCGGCCGGTAAGCCGGTCTTCCTGGTCGGCGGATCGGCAAACCGCGACGAGCGGGTGTGGACCGATCCGGACAGGTTCGACATCGACCGCGACCGTACCCAGGCGCAGAATCTGGGACTCGGCTACGGAATCCACAGCTGCCTGGGCGCGGCCCTGGCCCGCTTGGAAAGCGCTATCGCACTGGACAAGATGCTCGACTTCATGCCCCGCTTCGAGGTGGACTTCAGCGGCTGCAAACGGGTCAACATGCAGAATGTCGCCGGTTGGAGCAACGTGCCGGTCAAGGTGTTGAGCTGA
- a CDS encoding acyl-CoA dehydrogenase family protein — protein sequence MDFTEVELSADDAAFQKELREFLSELVTDEVRLHDRQTGDNFHEGVHLALGARGYLEQEYHTGTDAGFSRVRRRIWDLERRRAHVPWVTWGTTTMVAKAVAAFGKPDLVAEVMPKVFDGTARMCLGYTEPEGGSDVATCKTRAVQDGDHWVINGSKMFTTGAHNCQYVFLLTNSDPDAPKHKSLSMFLVPLDLPGIEIQGIRTVDGDRTNIVYYTDVRVPEKYLLGEANGGWTVLRGPLDAEHGAAPTVADGLSDVSIMAHQAGVMAAAVDAVAAHVGQVDATGRRMVDDGAVAYRLGRSAARLEASLSTPSIFGRVAQAQTMRDIAPDLMDLAGAASVLPVDTDGAADNGASEYAFRFAPLFGIYGGTLEVFRNMIAQHVLGLGKPNYSPPR from the coding sequence ATGGATTTCACTGAAGTCGAGTTGAGTGCCGACGACGCGGCCTTCCAGAAGGAACTTCGAGAGTTCCTGTCCGAGCTGGTGACCGACGAGGTCCGCCTGCACGACCGGCAGACGGGTGACAACTTCCACGAGGGTGTGCACCTCGCTCTGGGTGCCCGCGGTTACCTCGAGCAGGAATACCACACCGGGACCGACGCCGGCTTCAGTCGCGTCCGCCGGCGGATCTGGGACCTCGAGCGTCGCCGGGCCCATGTGCCGTGGGTGACGTGGGGAACCACGACGATGGTCGCCAAGGCCGTCGCCGCGTTCGGCAAGCCGGACCTGGTGGCCGAGGTGATGCCGAAGGTGTTCGACGGCACGGCGCGCATGTGCCTGGGCTACACCGAACCCGAGGGCGGTTCGGATGTGGCGACTTGTAAGACCCGTGCTGTTCAAGACGGCGACCACTGGGTGATCAACGGGTCGAAGATGTTCACCACCGGGGCCCACAATTGCCAGTACGTGTTCCTGCTGACCAACTCCGACCCCGATGCGCCAAAGCACAAGAGCCTGAGCATGTTTCTGGTTCCGTTGGACCTGCCGGGTATCGAGATTCAGGGCATCCGCACCGTCGACGGTGACCGGACGAACATCGTGTATTACACCGACGTCCGGGTCCCGGAGAAGTACCTGCTCGGCGAGGCCAATGGCGGCTGGACGGTGCTACGTGGACCGCTGGACGCCGAACACGGAGCGGCCCCGACGGTGGCCGACGGGCTCTCCGACGTGTCGATCATGGCGCATCAGGCCGGCGTGATGGCCGCCGCCGTCGACGCCGTCGCCGCCCATGTCGGGCAGGTCGATGCCACCGGACGGCGAATGGTCGACGATGGCGCGGTGGCCTACCGCCTCGGCCGCAGTGCCGCACGCTTGGAGGCATCTCTATCCACGCCAAGCATTTTCGGCCGGGTTGCGCAGGCCCAGACGATGCGCGATATCGCGCCCGACTTGATGGATCTCGCCGGGGCTGCCTCGGTGTTGCCGGTGGACACCGACGGGGCCGCCGATAACGGAGCATCGGAATACGCTTTCCGGTTCGCGCCGCTCTTCGGGATCTATGGCGGCACGCTCGAGGTGTTCCGCAACATGATCGCCCAGCATGTCCTCGGGTTGGGCAAGCCGAACTACTCGCCGCCCCGATGA
- a CDS encoding amidohydrolase family protein — MTDAQLRDVPIFDADQHMYETPEALTRYLPERYRYAVQYAQMGRQTRLVINNRVSDFIPNPTFERVAAPGAHEKFFAGENTEGLTLREMQGAAIEAPPATKNPADRIAELDRQGVVEALNYPTLASLVEHSSADDPELTLSIIHALNQWMAEHWSYVYEERLFSTPIINLSEVAGAQRELEYILSKGAAVALIKPGPVRGVHGWRSPALPEFDPFWRDVEAAGLPIVLHASYPPLDDYVGKWEPPHTQNFMAMSAFRWMVLGHREIADMITSLICHGTLTRFPRLRIASVENGSSWIGQLFLDFEDLYKKMPQNFPEHPHDVFRRNIWVSPFWEGSVSDVVNTVGWDKVLFGSDYPHPEGLAEPRGFWKYAEGMDERRTYDFMGDNARRFMGLPLANPDPAALNPPVLAVPS, encoded by the coding sequence ATGACCGACGCACAGTTGCGCGACGTCCCGATCTTCGACGCCGATCAGCACATGTACGAGACACCTGAAGCGCTCACCCGGTACCTGCCCGAGCGCTACCGGTATGCGGTGCAGTACGCGCAGATGGGTCGGCAGACGCGGCTCGTCATCAATAACAGGGTCAGCGATTTCATCCCGAACCCCACATTCGAGCGGGTCGCCGCGCCCGGTGCGCACGAGAAGTTCTTCGCCGGGGAAAACACCGAAGGCTTGACACTTCGCGAAATGCAGGGCGCCGCAATCGAAGCGCCGCCGGCCACCAAGAACCCGGCGGACCGGATCGCCGAGCTGGACCGTCAGGGTGTCGTCGAGGCACTGAACTATCCGACGTTGGCGAGCCTCGTCGAGCACTCGTCGGCCGACGATCCAGAGCTCACGCTGTCCATCATCCATGCCCTCAACCAGTGGATGGCCGAGCACTGGTCGTACGTCTACGAGGAGCGGTTGTTCTCCACCCCGATCATCAACCTCTCCGAGGTCGCAGGCGCGCAAAGGGAACTCGAGTACATCCTGTCCAAGGGTGCGGCGGTGGCCTTGATCAAGCCGGGCCCCGTCCGCGGTGTGCACGGCTGGCGTTCACCGGCGCTGCCGGAGTTCGATCCGTTCTGGCGCGACGTCGAGGCCGCCGGCCTGCCCATCGTGCTACACGCCAGCTATCCGCCGCTCGATGACTACGTCGGTAAGTGGGAGCCGCCGCACACGCAGAACTTCATGGCGATGAGCGCGTTCCGGTGGATGGTCCTGGGCCACCGCGAGATTGCCGACATGATCACCAGCTTGATCTGTCACGGCACGCTGACCCGGTTCCCGCGCCTGCGGATCGCGAGCGTCGAGAACGGCAGCTCGTGGATAGGCCAGCTCTTCCTCGATTTCGAAGATCTGTACAAGAAGATGCCGCAGAACTTCCCGGAGCATCCGCACGACGTGTTCCGGCGCAATATCTGGGTCAGCCCGTTCTGGGAGGGCAGCGTCTCGGATGTGGTGAACACTGTCGGCTGGGACAAGGTGCTGTTCGGATCGGACTATCCGCACCCCGAGGGGCTGGCCGAGCCGCGCGGTTTCTGGAAATACGCCGAAGGCATGGACGAGCGCCGGACCTACGACTTCATGGGGGACAACGCCCGCAGGTTCATGGGCTTGCCGCTGGCCAACCCCGACCCGGCCGCGCTCAATCCGCCGGTGCTGGCGGTCCCGTCCTGA
- a CDS encoding acyl-CoA dehydrogenase family protein, with product MDFSHVALSDEDQDFLEEVRGFLTTHITDEVIKHDRETGDNFHEGVHLALGAAGYLEAEWKPESDSGFTRVRRRIWELEKRRFHVPWVTWGTTSMVARSVATFGSEELKAEVLPGVFTGQVRLCLGYTEPEGGSDVATCKTRAVRDGDQWVINGSKMFTTGAHNCQYVFLITNTDPDAQKHKSLTMFLVPLNLPGIEIQGLRTVDGDRTNIVYYSDVRVDDKYRLGEVNGGWTVLREPLNVEHGAVAAAADGLADVSIMMHQANFMATAVDKVAANVGRTGPNGRRAVDDGAVAYRLGRSAARMEVALSSQSLYGRVAIAQTMRDISPDLMDVLGAAATLPVETEGAADDGASEYVYRFAPLSGIYGGTLEVFRNMIGQYALGLGKPAYAPQAKKVS from the coding sequence ATGGATTTCTCACACGTGGCGCTGTCCGACGAGGACCAGGACTTCCTCGAGGAGGTGCGCGGCTTCCTCACGACACACATCACCGATGAGGTGATCAAGCATGACCGGGAGACCGGTGACAACTTCCACGAGGGTGTGCATTTGGCACTGGGCGCGGCCGGCTACCTCGAGGCCGAGTGGAAGCCGGAGTCCGACAGTGGTTTCACCCGGGTTCGCCGGCGGATCTGGGAGTTGGAGAAGCGACGGTTTCATGTGCCATGGGTGACCTGGGGCACCACCTCGATGGTGGCGCGTTCGGTCGCCACGTTTGGTTCCGAGGAGCTCAAAGCCGAAGTGCTGCCAGGAGTGTTCACCGGGCAGGTCCGGCTGTGCCTCGGCTACACCGAGCCCGAAGGCGGGTCGGATGTGGCCACCTGTAAGACCCGTGCCGTGCGCGATGGCGACCAATGGGTGATCAACGGCTCCAAGATGTTTACCACTGGGGCGCACAACTGCCAGTACGTCTTCCTGATCACCAACACCGATCCGGACGCGCAGAAGCACAAGAGCCTGACCATGTTTCTGGTCCCGTTGAATCTGCCGGGTATCGAGATCCAGGGCCTGCGCACGGTCGACGGTGACCGGACGAACATCGTCTACTACAGCGATGTCCGTGTCGATGACAAGTACCGCCTCGGTGAGGTCAACGGTGGCTGGACCGTGCTGCGGGAACCACTCAATGTCGAGCACGGTGCGGTGGCGGCCGCCGCCGACGGGTTGGCCGACGTGTCGATCATGATGCACCAAGCCAACTTCATGGCCACCGCCGTCGACAAGGTGGCCGCCAACGTTGGCCGTACCGGCCCGAACGGCAGGCGTGCGGTCGACGACGGCGCGGTGGCCTACCGGCTCGGCCGCAGCGCCGCCCGGATGGAAGTCGCGCTGAGCTCGCAGAGTCTGTACGGCCGGGTGGCCATCGCCCAGACGATGCGGGACATCTCCCCGGATCTCATGGATGTATTGGGCGCGGCGGCAACGCTTCCGGTGGAGACCGAGGGAGCCGCCGACGACGGGGCATCGGAATACGTGTACCGGTTCGCGCCGCTGTCGGGAATCTACGGCGGAACGCTGGAGGTGTTCCGCAACATGATCGGGCAGTACGCGCTGGGGCTGGGCAAGCCCGCCTACGCACCGCAAGCGAAGAAGGTGTCATGA
- a CDS encoding acyl-CoA dehydrogenase family protein: MDRYELRRLDYSLSEDHTDLQTAYRQFFKTHSTIETVRAAEATGFDKSLWERLCAMGATTMAVPESAGGDGATLVDLTLVAEELGRSLAPVPWIDHVCAARLLAGLGALTDEVMSGNQIAGLDASLDSVSGTRLIPTGSIADHIIVRDSDDVVLLSFGTRPAKVDNIGRLPMAWVDPAAADSRTVLGSGPDALAAYARALDEWRLLTASALVGLVEETMTIAAEFAKSRYTLGVPISTLQAISHPLANMVITVEGGRNLARRAAWFLDNEPDARPELAPSAFVFMAEEASKAATMAVHIQGGLGVSSEAAATAYLVRARGWPLAGGDPGASAKQIAYILADRETA, from the coding sequence ATGGACCGCTACGAACTGCGCAGGCTGGACTACAGCCTCTCGGAGGACCACACCGATCTGCAGACCGCCTACCGGCAATTCTTCAAGACTCACAGCACGATCGAGACCGTGCGGGCCGCTGAGGCCACCGGGTTCGACAAGAGCCTGTGGGAACGACTGTGCGCCATGGGCGCAACGACGATGGCCGTCCCTGAGTCGGCGGGTGGTGACGGCGCCACCCTGGTGGATCTGACACTGGTGGCCGAGGAGCTCGGGCGCTCGCTCGCGCCGGTGCCGTGGATCGACCACGTGTGCGCTGCGCGGCTGCTGGCGGGCCTGGGCGCACTCACCGACGAGGTGATGAGCGGCAACCAGATCGCCGGGCTGGATGCCTCCCTGGACAGCGTCTCGGGCACAAGGCTGATCCCAACCGGTTCGATCGCCGACCACATCATCGTGCGCGACTCCGACGATGTCGTGCTTTTGTCGTTCGGCACCCGCCCGGCCAAGGTCGACAACATCGGGCGGCTGCCGATGGCCTGGGTCGACCCTGCCGCCGCCGACAGCCGCACGGTGCTGGGCAGCGGGCCGGACGCGCTCGCCGCCTACGCTCGGGCGCTGGATGAATGGCGCCTGCTGACCGCATCGGCTCTCGTCGGACTGGTCGAGGAGACCATGACGATTGCTGCCGAGTTCGCCAAGTCCCGCTACACCCTCGGTGTGCCCATCTCCACGCTGCAGGCGATCTCGCACCCGCTGGCCAACATGGTGATCACCGTCGAAGGCGGTCGCAACCTTGCGCGGCGGGCCGCGTGGTTCCTCGACAATGAGCCGGACGCGCGGCCCGAACTGGCTCCCTCGGCGTTCGTGTTCATGGCCGAAGAAGCGTCCAAGGCGGCCACCATGGCCGTGCACATCCAGGGTGGTCTCGGGGTGTCGTCGGAAGCGGCGGCGACCGCCTATCTGGTGCGGGCCCGGGGTTGGCCGCTGGCCGGCGGCGATCCCGGTGCCAGCGCCAAGCAGATCGCATACATCCTCGCTGACCGCGAAACGGCCTAG
- a CDS encoding amidohydrolase family protein — protein sequence MTHRVIDCLANVHFGETENQPTFMKKVRDDYFKGPASMYDPIDLAALLDEMDTHGVQRAILMDSLVKPSVTARKFVDAHPDRFALAMGGVNLLRPIPALRELAAIAADLPVVYAVVGPSFWGDGQYPPSDAVYYPLYTKCAELELPLCVNTGLPGPPIPGEVQNPIHLDRVCVRFPELKLCMIHGADPWWDVAIRLLIKYENLRLMTSAWSPKRLPESLLHFMRTRGKNKIIFASDFPVLRMQRVVPEALALDLPADVMDNYLYNNANDFFFRER from the coding sequence ATGACGCACCGGGTCATCGATTGTCTGGCCAACGTTCACTTCGGCGAGACGGAGAACCAGCCCACCTTCATGAAAAAGGTGCGCGACGATTACTTCAAGGGTCCGGCGTCGATGTACGACCCGATCGACCTGGCTGCGCTGCTCGACGAGATGGATACCCACGGGGTCCAGCGGGCCATTCTGATGGACTCATTGGTGAAGCCGTCGGTGACGGCGCGCAAGTTCGTCGACGCGCACCCCGACCGCTTCGCGCTGGCGATGGGTGGGGTGAACCTGCTGCGGCCAATTCCGGCGCTGCGTGAATTGGCCGCGATCGCGGCCGACCTGCCGGTCGTCTATGCCGTTGTAGGACCGAGCTTTTGGGGTGACGGTCAATACCCGCCGAGTGACGCGGTGTACTACCCGCTCTATACCAAGTGTGCGGAGCTGGAACTGCCGCTGTGCGTCAACACCGGATTACCGGGGCCGCCGATCCCGGGTGAGGTGCAGAATCCGATCCACCTCGACCGGGTGTGCGTACGGTTCCCCGAACTCAAGTTGTGCATGATCCATGGTGCCGACCCGTGGTGGGATGTCGCCATCCGGCTGTTGATCAAGTACGAGAATCTGCGCCTGATGACCTCGGCATGGTCGCCGAAACGCCTGCCGGAGAGCCTGTTGCACTTCATGCGCACCCGCGGCAAGAACAAGATCATCTTCGCATCTGACTTCCCGGTGCTGCGGATGCAGCGGGTGGTGCCCGAGGCCCTGGCCCTGGACCTGCCTGCCGACGTGATGGACAACTATCTCTACAACAACGCCAACGATTTCTTCTTCAGGGAGCGCTGA
- a CDS encoding amidohydrolase family protein: MPLDYKAIDVDNHYYEPIDSFTRHLPKEFKRRGVQMLTEGKRTFAVMGGVVNHFIPNPTFDPIIEPGCLDLLFRGEIPDGVDPASLMKVDRLADHPEYQNRDARVKILDKQNLETVFMLPTFACGVEEALKHDIEATMASVHAFNLWLDEDWGFDRPDHRFLSAPIISLADPDAAVAEVEFVLSRGAKIVCVRPAPVPGRVKPRSLGDPSHDPVWARLAEAGVPVVFHLSDSGYLAISALWGGTGTFEGFGKRDPLDTVLLDDRAIHDSMASMIVHQVFTRHPKLKVASIENGSYFVYRLIKRLKKAANNAPYHFKEDPVAQLKNNVWIAPYYEDDVKLLADTIGVDKILFGSDWPHGEGLADPMSFTADIPQFPEFSATDTRKVMRDNALDLLGVSVSSAA, translated from the coding sequence ATGCCCCTGGACTACAAGGCGATTGACGTCGACAACCACTACTACGAGCCGATCGACTCGTTCACCCGGCATCTTCCCAAGGAGTTCAAACGCCGCGGCGTGCAGATGCTCACCGAAGGCAAGCGCACCTTCGCCGTGATGGGCGGTGTCGTCAACCACTTCATCCCGAACCCGACGTTCGACCCGATCATCGAGCCGGGCTGCCTGGACCTGTTGTTCCGTGGCGAGATCCCCGACGGCGTCGACCCGGCTTCCTTGATGAAGGTCGACCGATTGGCCGATCACCCCGAGTATCAGAACCGCGATGCCCGGGTGAAGATCCTGGACAAGCAAAATCTCGAAACCGTATTCATGCTGCCGACTTTCGCGTGTGGGGTCGAAGAGGCACTCAAACACGACATCGAAGCGACGATGGCCTCGGTCCACGCCTTCAACCTGTGGCTCGACGAGGACTGGGGCTTCGACCGGCCCGACCACCGGTTCCTCTCGGCGCCGATCATCTCGCTGGCCGACCCGGACGCGGCGGTGGCCGAAGTCGAGTTCGTGCTGAGTCGCGGCGCGAAGATCGTCTGCGTGCGACCGGCCCCGGTGCCCGGCCGCGTCAAGCCGCGCTCGCTGGGCGATCCGTCGCACGACCCGGTGTGGGCGCGGCTCGCCGAGGCCGGCGTGCCAGTCGTGTTCCACCTGTCCGACAGTGGCTACCTTGCGATTTCAGCACTGTGGGGCGGCACCGGAACCTTCGAGGGTTTTGGCAAGCGGGATCCGCTCGACACCGTCCTGCTCGACGATCGGGCCATCCACGACTCGATGGCCTCGATGATCGTGCACCAGGTCTTCACCCGCCATCCCAAGCTGAAGGTGGCCAGCATCGAGAACGGCTCCTACTTCGTGTACCGCTTGATCAAGCGGCTGAAGAAGGCCGCCAACAACGCGCCGTACCACTTCAAGGAGGATCCGGTCGCACAGCTGAAGAACAACGTCTGGATCGCCCCGTACTACGAGGACGACGTCAAGCTGCTGGCCGACACCATCGGCGTGGACAAGATCCTGTTCGGGTCCGACTGGCCGCACGGTGAAGGCCTGGCCGACCCGATGAGCTTCACCGCCGACATCCCGCAGTTCCCCGAGTTCAGCGCCACCGACACCCGGAAGGTGATGCGGGACAACGCATTGGACCTGCTCGGTGTCTCGGTGTCGTCGGCGGCCTGA